A single genomic interval of Tsukamurella paurometabola harbors:
- a CDS encoding molybdopterin-dependent oxidoreductase produces the protein MSAPQTAPETPAHVPLLRRPGIAARLGVLLGVCVVLCFATGLFSHWIQHPPSWFVTPRSPAWLYQLTQGVHVASGVATIPLVLLKLAAVYPKLFERPMIGSPVRLLERVATAVLVASMLFQLFTGLLNISQWYAWKFFFTTTHYATAYLVLGAVAVHVAIKLPLVAAEFRRRTAESVTPGLSRRAVLTAGIAAAGLAVVTVGSQSVPALHRLGVFAPRSGSGPQGMPVNRTAAAAGVATSARSGDYRLVLAGPTPVELTLEQLRAMPQHTARLPLACVEGWTQYGWWSGVRVGDLAALAGLEGLNLRFVSLERGPYGQSEMDHAQVTDPDTLLALRLGGEDLDLDHGFPCRLIAASRPGVQQTKWVSRIEAVR, from the coding sequence ATGAGCGCGCCGCAGACGGCCCCGGAGACGCCGGCGCACGTGCCGCTGCTGCGGCGTCCCGGCATCGCGGCGCGGCTGGGCGTCCTGCTCGGCGTGTGCGTCGTGCTCTGTTTCGCCACCGGGCTCTTCAGTCACTGGATCCAGCACCCGCCGTCGTGGTTCGTCACGCCCCGCTCGCCCGCCTGGCTCTACCAGCTGACCCAGGGGGTGCACGTGGCATCGGGGGTGGCGACGATCCCACTGGTGCTGCTCAAGCTCGCCGCGGTCTATCCGAAGCTCTTCGAACGCCCGATGATCGGCTCGCCCGTGCGGCTCCTCGAACGCGTAGCGACCGCGGTCCTGGTGGCCTCCATGCTGTTCCAGCTGTTCACCGGTCTGCTGAACATCTCGCAGTGGTACGCGTGGAAATTCTTCTTCACCACCACCCACTACGCCACCGCGTACCTCGTACTCGGCGCCGTCGCGGTGCACGTCGCGATCAAGCTGCCCCTGGTCGCAGCGGAATTCCGCAGGCGCACCGCGGAATCCGTCACTCCCGGCCTGTCGCGGCGCGCCGTGCTCACCGCCGGGATCGCGGCGGCGGGACTGGCGGTGGTCACCGTCGGGAGCCAGTCCGTGCCCGCGCTGCACCGGCTGGGCGTGTTCGCACCGCGCTCCGGATCCGGGCCGCAGGGCATGCCGGTGAACCGGACCGCGGCGGCCGCCGGCGTCGCCACGAGTGCCCGCTCGGGCGACTACCGCCTGGTGCTCGCCGGCCCGACGCCGGTGGAGCTCACCCTGGAGCAGCTGCGCGCGATGCCGCAGCACACCGCGCGCCTCCCCCTCGCGTGCGTGGAGGGCTGGACGCAGTACGGCTGGTGGTCGGGGGTGCGGGTGGGCGATCTGGCCGCGCTCGCCGGCCTCGAAGGCCTGAACCTGCGCTTCGTCTCGCTCGAACGCGGGCCCTACGGCCAGTCGGAGATGGACCACGCGCAGGTGACCGACCCGGACACGTTGCTCGCGCTCCGCCTGGGCGGGGAGGACCTGGACCTCGACCACGGCTTCCCGTGCCGGTTGATCGCGGCGTCGCGGCCGGGCGTGCAACAGACCAAGTGGGTCAGCCGGATCGAGGCCGTGCGATGA
- a CDS encoding SAM-dependent methyltransferase, which produces MLTGHWESVMAGRCRELQTADGHVRRLPVARWHGRDRADDTLIRTVAEWCTGPTVELGCGPGRFVAHLLRRQVPALGIDDAPTAIRLTRDRGAAAVQRDVFAPLPGEGRWSHVVLLDGNVGIGGDPGRLVRRALELIEPKGTIMVEVEPAVRGVLREAVRLNVAGGATEWFPWARVGADGIGALAHEARLRIVRRIESGGRMCVELAR; this is translated from the coding sequence GTGCTGACGGGGCACTGGGAGTCGGTGATGGCGGGACGGTGCCGGGAACTCCAGACCGCCGACGGGCACGTCCGGCGGCTCCCCGTCGCGCGGTGGCACGGCCGGGACCGGGCCGACGACACGCTGATCCGCACCGTCGCCGAGTGGTGCACCGGGCCGACGGTGGAATTGGGCTGCGGGCCCGGCCGCTTCGTCGCCCACCTGCTCCGCCGGCAGGTCCCCGCCCTGGGGATCGACGACGCCCCCACCGCGATCCGGCTGACCCGCGATCGCGGTGCCGCCGCGGTGCAGCGGGACGTCTTCGCGCCGCTGCCCGGCGAGGGCCGGTGGTCGCACGTCGTGCTGCTGGACGGGAACGTCGGCATCGGCGGCGATCCGGGTCGGCTGGTGCGCCGCGCCCTCGAACTGATCGAGCCGAAGGGGACGATCATGGTGGAGGTCGAACCAGCCGTGCGGGGAGTCCTCCGAGAGGCGGTGCGGCTCAACGTCGCCGGCGGGGCCACCGAATGGTTCCCCTGGGCGCGGGTGGGGGCCGATGGGATCGGCGCCCTCGCCCACGAGGCGCGGCTGCGGATCGTCCGGCGGATCGAGAGCGGCGGCCGGATGTGCGTGGAGCTGGCGCGATGA